DNA from Hwangdonia lutea:
CATTGCATTTCGCAATGGGGAAGCGATTTTAGGCCCGCTTATAAAAACATTACCCTATTGCGCCAATTACAACCCAGTGTAAACGTTATCGCTTTAACGGCTTCGGCAAAACCAGAAGTGATTGAGGATATTACCAAAGAGCTCGATTTTATAAATCCCAAAATATTTAAACAGTCGTTTTACAGGCCCAATTTGGCGTACATGGTTTACCATGAAGAAGATAAATATTACCGCATCGAAACCATTCTAAAAAAGTATAAAGCGTCGTCTATTATTTACGTTAGAAACAGAAAACTAACTTTGGATTTGGCATCGTTTTTAACCTCGAAAAATATTGGGGCAACCTATTACCACGGTGGACTTTCCAATGATGAAAAGGATGCCCACATGGGCGATTGGGTAGCTAATCGCAAACAGGTAATGGTGGCTACAAATGCCTTTGGAATGGGCATTGATAAACCCGATGTTAAAACGGTAATCCATTTGAATTTGCCCGAAAGTATTGAAAGTTATTTTCAAGAGGCGGGTCGCGTTGGGAGAAATGGCGACAAGGCTTTTGCTGTAATTTTAAAAAATAATAGCGATGCTGTTTTGGTAAAAAACCAGTTTTTAAAAGTGTTGCCAGCAGTAGATTTTGTAAAACAGGTGTACCGAAAACTGTGCAGTTATTTCCAGATTTCTTATGGCGAAGGCGAATATGTAACCAACGATTTCGATTTTAATACCTTTTGCAAAACCTATAATTTCAGCTCTATTTTATGCTATAATGCCCTGTTGATTTTAGACAGAAATAGTGTAATTACCTTATCGAAACAATTTAAAAACAAGGTAACGGTGCAATTTATTATTTCCAGTGGGGCGCTATTTAATTATCTGGAAACGCACCAGGAATTTAATATTATAGTAAAGTCGATACTGAGAATGTACGGTGGCATTTTCGACCACGTTACTAAAATTGATTTAAAGCGTATCGCTGAAAAGGCTTCGGTAACAGAATCTAAATTAATTGATGTTTTGCACGAGTTGGAAAGCCGTGAAATCATCACGCTTAATTTGGCAAAAACCGATGCGCAGATTACCTTTATACAACCGCGCGAAGATGATAAAACCATCAATCGCATCGCTTCTATTATCGAGCAACAAAACAAATTAAAACAGCAGCAAGTTAAAAGTATGCTCGATTATGTTGAAAACGATACGGTTTGCAAAAGCATGCAGCTCCTCGCCTATTTTGGTGAAAAAGACGTGAAACCTTGTGGCATTTGTTCGGTTTGTGTGGCAAACAAAAAAGAGAAAGCCCCTCAAGATTTAAAATCTTTGAAAAATAGTATTATTGAGTTATTAAAGACTGGTGAGTTATCATCACGTCAAATTCATACAACCATTGAAGCTTCAGAAAAAGACATTAAAACGGTTTTGAAATTGCTATTAGAGCACAATATGATTACAATAACACCAACTAATACGTATACATTAATCCGTACATAAAATGAGGTTATTTATTGTGATGCTTGACTATCTAAGAAAATTCAGCTAATTTCGTTTAACGGCGGATATAAAACATTAAAACGATTTTTATATCAGTTGAGCATTAGCATTAGCATTAGCATTAGCATTAGCATTAGCATTAATTTAAATGAAAGAAATCCTGAAACCAATAATCCGTCCAATTTTCTTTGGATTTTTATTTTACTTGTTCATCCTTTTAGGATATAATGCTGATTTCATTTCTAATGACTCAATTCGGACTTGGACTGCAATAATAGCTGGAATTTTATTCATGTATTTAATTGTTTATGCTGCAATTAATAAAAAAGAAAGTTTTGTAATTAACGCTATCGGATTTTATATCACGCATATTTTATTTAGTATTGGAATGCCTATATTTCTAATCATTAATCAAGTTTTTTTCACTGACCATAATAAAAGCGAACCAAAGTCCTTAATAGAAAGAGATAAAATCGAATTTGTTTCTAGTCCAATAGATTGTAATAAAATAAAATATGGGACTTTCCTAAATGGAATTGATACTATTATTCGATATTCGGAAAACAACAAAGATTATGAACTAGTTAAAGTTGTTGGATTTGAGGACAAACTCAATCGGATTAAATGGTTAGACAGTTGTTCTTATGTTAGGGTTATAAATAAAGGTTCAGTTACAAAACATATAAGATTAGGAAATATAAAAGACGGAGAACATCAAATGTATGAGAAACCTGCAATAGCACATAAAATGTCGGAGGAAAACATAAAAACATTAACGGAATTAAAAAACTAATGCCAACAAAGCATCCTATAATTTATTGCTAGTTCTAGCCTACTTACGACAATCCCCGCGGATTTTCTATTAGGATTGTATTTGCTGAATCAGGTGCTTAAAACACGCAACGAAATCATACATAAAACCGTTAAACGAACCTCTCCAAAAATAAAATATGCTATTAAAAAAAAAACAGAAGTTAGCAAATACACGCGTTAGGGATAGCAATGGAAATCCTTTTTGTGAGGCACGAGCAAAAAGATTGTAATGGATAGCCCGACCCGCAGGGGAACGCCCAAATTTTAAATATAAATGAAAATGAAAGACTTAAGAATTGTTTTTATGGGCACGCCAGATTTTGCCGTGGCGACTTTAAAAACATTGGTAGAAAACAACTATACTATTGTTGGCGTTATTACGGCGCCCGACAGACCTGCTGGCCGTGGACGAAAACTCAACGAAAGTGCGGTAAAGCAATATGCAAATTCTGTGGGCTTAAACATTTTGCAGCCCACAAATTTAAAAAACGAGAATTTTTTAGATGAGCTGAAAGCCTTAAAAGCCAACCTAAACATAGTTGTTGCTTTTAGGATGTTACCCAAAGCGGTGTGGCAAATGCCCGAATACGGCACCTTTAATTTACACGCTTCGTTACTGCCAAATTACCGCGGTGCCGCACCCATTAATTGGGCTATTATAAATGGAGAAACCAAAACCGGCGTTTCAACATTTTTTATTGATGAGAAAATTGATACCGGTGAAATGATTCTTCAGGAAGAAGTGGCGATTGATTCTAGTGAAAACGCTGGCAGTTTACACGACAAATTGATGGCAGTGGGCAGTCAACTGGTTTTAAAAACCGTTGATTTAATTGAAAAGGGCGATGTAAAAACGGTTCCTCAAGTGGATAACGATGCTATAAAAACAGCCCATAAACTAAATAAGGACAATTGTAAAATTGATTGGTTTGATACTTTGGATAATATTTATAATCATATTCGTGGGTTGAGTCCGTATCCGGCTGCATGGTGTACTTTAATAAATGGTGAGGAAACCTTGGACATTAAAATTTATAAAGCCGAAAAAGAAAAAACAGCCCATGCCTTAGAAATAGGAACTGTGGTTTCCAACAAAAAAGAAGTAAAAGTTGCTGTTACAGACGGTTACCTTATTATAATGGAAATTAAGCTTCCGGGTAAGCGTACAATGGACATAAAATCGCTTTTAAACGGGTATGCTTTTCAGGGCGATGCTAAAGTGCTCTAAACCCTCATTCTCACTCATATTTTAAAAACATCGACAAAACGCATTGTCTTTATTAACAAAAGTATTAAGTTATCAACAAAAGCGGGTATTTCCCTTGCTATTACTTGCATGGTAGTATAATCCGTATAAATTTGTAAAGGATTTAACAAAAATGTTTAATCAATTTATTAATAATTAAATTTTATATTATGAACAAAACAGATTTAATCGATGCCATGGCAGAACACGCAGGAATTACTAAAGCAGCTGCAAAGAAAGCTTTAGAATGCGCAATTATTGAAATTGAAGGAGCTTTACAAAAAGGCAACAGAGTTTCTTTAGTAGGATTCGGATCTTGGTCAGTTTCTAAAAGAGCTGCAAGAGAGGGAAGAAATCCTCAAACAGGAGAGACTATCAAAATAAAAGCTAAAAACGTTGTAAAGTTTAAAGCTGGATCTGATTTATCAAATGCAGTAAACTAATATTTAGCAAAATATATTCTCTAAATGCCTTCGTAATTGAAGGCATTTTTTGTTGAATATGGTAAAACAGTTGCATTTTAAATAAAAAAATATTAGCTTTAATTGATAAATTCCTCGACAGTATGATTACAACTAAACCCAAAAAAGGTGATTTGTTAATCGCAGAACCTGCAATAATAGGAGATGTTTCTTTTAATCGCTCCATAGTTTTATTGGCAGATCACTCGCATGAGGGCTCTATAGGTTTTATACTGAATAAGCCGTTAGAGTACACTATCAGTGATTTGGTACCGGATGTTGAGGCCGATTTTAAAGTTTACAATGGCGGTCCGGTAGAGCAAGACAATCTATATTTTATTCATAAAGTCCCGAATTTAATTCCTGAGAGTATTGAGATTTCTTTGGGTATTTACTGGGGTGGCGATTTTAGTAAAGTAGCCGAACTTATTGCAAGTGGCTCTATAAAAGAAGGCGATATTCGTTTTTTTCTTGGATATTCTGGTTGGGAAATCAATCAGTTGGATGAAGAATTAAAAGCCAATTCGTGGGTAGTTACCCATAATATTTACAAAGAGCATATTATTGAAAAAAATTACGAATCGTTTTGGAAGGAAAAAATGCTGGAGTTTGGTGGCGAATACAGCATTTGGTCCAATGCGCCCGAAAACCCAAATTACAATTGATGCCAAATTTTTAAAAACATCAAATTCCAAAAACTAAATCCCAAGTTCAACAAAACAACTCAACTTTAGATAGTTTTAATTCGAGCTGCTCAATCTTATTTTTACATTCAATTTTTGCAATAGCATTTTAGACACTTCGTTTTTAAATGTTTTCTTTCTGTATTTTGTTACGGGCTGAATGCCTACGATAACATTGGTGATAAAAATCTCATCTGCTTTTTGAAGCTCAAATGGCGAAATGGAAGCTTCAACCAATTCGTATTCAGGCATCTTTTTTACAATATCAATAAGTTGTTTGCGCATAACGCCTTTTAAGCAACCATCGGCCATTGGCGGTGTTTTTATCACCTTATCTTTTACCACAAAAACATTTCCGTTTAATGCTTCAATAACATGTTTATTGGTGTTTAAAAGCAAACAGTTGTGCAAATTGTTTTCTTTCGCATAAATACTTCCCACCACATTTATGGCTTTGTTGTTGGTTTTTAAAGTGGATAATAAAGTGGGTGACACATAATAATCCTTAAACAAATCGACTTCGTAAAAATCGTCTTTTAGCACATAAAAGTCATCTGGTACAGCTTGGGTTGTTATAATAAAATCAACTGAATTCTTGTTTGGCAAATACAAGCCACCTTGTTGCCGTTGCACCATTAATTTAACTCGAGCCGATGCTTGTTGCAATTGGTTGGCATCTAATGTTTTTTGAATTTGTTCTTCAAGAAATTCCATAGTAAAATTCATGGGGATTTCCATACGCATTATACGCATTGACGCCATTAACCTAAAATAATGGTCTTCCCAAAAAAGCAGTTTCCCGTAGGATGTTTTAATGGTTTCAAAAAGGGCATCGCCGTAATTAAAACCTCTGCTGTTTATAGATAATTTAGCGTCTGACTCTAGAATTTGCTCGTTAAAATTTATCATAAAAAAATCCCACTTTCGTTTAAATTAAAGTGGGACAAATATAATTGATTTATGTGTTATTTAATTACGCCGAACCCAATACTTGTTTTAAATCTGCAATTTGATTTTCCCATAGCATTTTTGCTTCGTCAACTTCATCTTCATCGGCAAAATCGGTTACCATGAGCGACACATCTTTGGTGATTTCATCAACTTGGATTCTAATTTCGAAATACGAGGTCGTATCATCCTCATCGTTAAGCCATCTGAATTTAATGCGCTCGCCACTTTTTTTGCTTAATAGTTTTGCTTTTTCTTCGCTATCATCCCAAATAAACGTAAATAATTCACCTCTGGAGTTTACATTATCTGAAAACCATTCAGATAAGCCCGATGGCGTAGAAATGTATTGATATAGTAATTGTGGTGATGCGTGTATTGGAAATTCAATTTCAAATTTAATTTTCTCGTCCATAAGTGCTGTAAAATTTATGATGCTCAATATATACATTAATTGATTAGTTTAACAGTAATTTTAATAATATTTTACAGCATTAAAAGTTTGTTGAGAATAATATTGTTTTTATATTTGCAGCCTTAAATTATGGCGAGGTAGCTCAGTTGGTTAGAGCGTCGGATTCATAACCCGGAGGTCGGGGGATCGTGCCCCCCTCTCGCTACAATTCTAACATGTGCCCAAAACAAACGGTTTAGTTCACTCTAAACCGTTTTTTTATGAATACTTTAAAGCAGTTCATTATATTTGAACACGGAAATGAACACGATTTGGAACACGATTTGGCACACAAAAAAGATTTTTCTGATCCCAAAATTTATACGGCTAACGATGATTTATCAAAACGTTGGTATGTGTATTTTTCTTTTAGGAATCCCAAAACGGGAAAGATGACTAGGATGAAAAATATTTATGGTGGTGCAAATAAGTTTAAAACTAAGGAGGAGCGAATCGCTCTATTATCTCGATATCAAAGGAGGCTACTAAAACTCCTTAAAGAAGGATATAACCCTTACCAAAAAAATACCGCGCTTTTTAAATCCAAAATGGATAAAAAAAGTAAAAAAGAAGTTATTGAAGTTAAAGAAAAGCCCAAGCTGCCAGAAAAACAATCCACTCAGGAAATCCAAAACAAAGGGTCAAAAAATAATACTGAAGATTCTAGTTTAAACCTAAAAGAAGCTTTTGATTTTGTTTTAAAATTAAAAGAAAAAACCATTAGCCCAAGGACTTATAAAGATTACTGTTATGCTTCAAGTTCCTTTATTAAATGGATTAACAAGAAGCATCCAGAAATCATTAAAATAAATCAAGTAGATAAAAAAGTGGCGATAGAATTTTTAAACTCCATTTTATTAAATTCAAGCTCGAGAAACCGTAACAACCTCAGACTTATATTAAGTAGTGACCGGTTCTAAAAAAAGCTACATCATTTTAAACATTATGTTCAAAAAAGTCAAAGTCATCAGACGGTATTTAAAATCTTTCAAACAAGCAAAAGCATCCACACCCTAACACAGCTTGGTTTCATTAAAAACAATCAACGCAAAGCCTAATTATAGGTCGTATTCGCAACACTTCTCAAAGAAAAAGTTAACAAAAACAGCAAATAAACCTTAATTTACTATTTTTACCATCTAGCAAAAACAAAGTAAAAATATGTCTACAGCAAAAAAAGAATACAAGCGCATTACCGTAAAAACATTGGTTGATATGAAAGCCAATGGCGAAAAAATATCGATGCTTACCGCATACGATTACACCATGGCAAAAATTGTTGATGGCGCCGGTATCGATGTTATTCTTGTTGGCGATTCAGCAAGTAATGTTATGGCGGGCCACGAAACCACATTGCCCATTACTTTGGATCAAATGATATACCACGCATCGTCTGTGATTCGAGCCATAGAAAGGTGTTTAGTGGTTGTAGACCTACCTTTTGGAAGCTACCAAAGCGACCCCAAAGAGGCACTGCGTTCGGCCATTCGTATTATGAAGGAAAGCGGTGCACACTCGGTTAAAATGGAAGGCGGACGCGAAATAAAAGATTCTATAAAACGTATCTTGAATGCCGGTATTCCGGTGATGGGACACTTGGGTTTAACACCACAATCTATATATAAATTCGGCACTTACACCGTTAGGGCGAAAGAAGAAGTTGAAGCCGAACAACTCATTGACGATGCCAAAATGCTAGAAAAAGTTGGATGTTTTGCCATTGTACTCGAAAAAATTCCTGCTAAACTTGCCAAAAAAGTTGCCGATAGTGTCAGCATTCCTATTATTGGAATTGGCGCCGGAGGCGGTGTTGACGGACAGGTATTGGTATTACACGACATGTTGGGAATGACCCATGAGTTCAACCCTCGTTTTTTACGTAGATATATGAATTTATATGAAGATATGACCTCCTCCATTTCGCAATATGTGGATGATGTTAAATCGCGGGATTTTCCGAACGATTCGGAGCAGTATTAAGTTTCCGGTAGCAGTCGCAGTATCCAGTTTCGCTCAAACGCAACAACCTTGATTTTCAAATCAATAAAAAATCTGTAATTAAATATTCGTGCATTAGTGGCTGAAAAAGTTCTATCCAACAAATCAAACCTCAATGTGCTTTACGAGGACAACCACATCATTATTGTCAATAAACGTGTGGGCGATATTGTTCAGGGCGATAAAACGGGCGACAAACCCTTAAGCGATGTTGTAAAAGCCTATATTAAAGAGAAATACAACAAACCAGGAAACGTGTATTTAGGCACCGTACATCGGTTGGACCGCCCCACTTCCGGTCTTGTTATATTTGCTAAAACAAGCAAGGTTTTACCGCGGCTCAACAAATTATTTGTGTCAAAAGATATTAGTAAAATCTATTGGGCTGTTGTAAAAAAGCAACCTCCAAAAAATGAAGACACACTTATTAATTGGCTAAAAAAGAATCCGAAAAACAATAAATCGTATGCGCACAACAAAGAGGTTACCGATAGCAAAAAAGCGATTCTGCATTACAAAACCATAAAAAAACTCGATCATTATTTTTTATTGGAAATTCATTTAGAAACGGGCAGACATCACCAAATACGCAGTCAGTTATCAACTATAGGTTGCCCCATAAAAGGGGATTTAAAATACGGATTTAACAGAAGCAATAAAGATGCTGGTATTCATTTGCATGCCAGGGAAATTCAGTTTATTCATCCGGTTTCTAAAAAACCAATTCATATTATCGCGCCACTACCCAAAGACCCCATTTGGGACGCTTGTTTACCTTAATTCTGTACCTTTATAAAAAAACATGTTGAATACCATTCCAGAAATAATTTCAAATCAAAAAACCTTTTTTAAAGCACAAAACACTAAAGATGTATCTTTTAGGATTAGTTTACTAAAAAAGTTAAAACAAGAGATTATAAGTCGCGAAAAAGACATTTTTAAAGCCTTGCACAGCGATTTTAAAAAACCATCATTTGAAGCCTTTTTAAGTGAAAACGGTTTAGTTATTGCCGAAATAAACCTCGCTATAAAAAACCTAAAAAGCTGGAGCAAGCCAGAGCGTGTTAAATCGTCGGTGCTTTTATTTCCATCTAAAGATTACATTTATAAATCGCCCTATGGCACAGTGCTCATTATTGGTCCTTGGAACTACCCCTTTCAACTAGCCATAAATCCGTTAATTATGGCCATAGCTGCTGGTAATACGGTGGTTTTAAAACCGAGTGAGCTCACACCAAACACATCGGAATTATTGGCGGAAATGGTAAAACATATTTTTCCAAAAGATATGGCTACGGTGGTTCAGGGTGGCGTTGAAATTTCAACCGAACTTTTAAAACAGCATTGGGATTATATTTTTTTTACGGGCAGCGTTTCGGTTGGAAAAATCGTGGCGAAAGCGGCAGCAAAACACTTAACACCCGTAACTTTGGAATTAGGCGGAAAATCGCCCTGTATTGTTGACGACACGATTAATTTGAAGTTAACCGCCAAAAGACTGGTTTGGGGCAAGTTTTTTAATGGCGGACAAACCTGTATTGCTCCAGATTATTTGATTGTAAAATCTTCAATAAAAAATGATTTGATTGATGCTTTGAAGAATGAAATACTTAAAGCTTATGGTGATGCCCAAAACTCTGCCGATTATCCAAAAATAATAAATCATAAAAATTTTATACGATTAACACAGCTTTTAAAAGATGTAAATATTGCTTTTGGTGGTGATTATAATGCGGAGGAATTATACCTGGCCCCCACACTTATTGATGAACCCCCATTGGATAGCGAGGTTATGAAAGATGAGATTTTCGGACCCATTTTACCGATTCTTTCTTATGACACTGAGGACGATATAGCGTCTATCATACAGCATTTTAACAAGCCTTTGTCGCTCTACGTTTTTTCAAAGAACAAGCGATTTATTGAAGACACCATTGATAAATTCAGTTTTGGCGGTGGTGTTATTAATGACACTTTAATTCATTACGGCAATGCCAATCTGCCGTTTGGTGGCATTGGCGCTAGTGGTATTGGCGCTTACCATGGTAAATTTGGTTT
Protein-coding regions in this window:
- a CDS encoding RecQ family ATP-dependent DNA helicase; amino-acid sequence: MEHPINILERYWKFTSFKPNQEAIINAVLNGEDTFALLPTGGGKSLCFQIPALAKKGICIVISPLIALMKDQVQQLNNKGIKAMALTSGISYSQLDTLLDNCIYGNYKFLYLSPERLQQELVQDRIRLMHVNLIAVDEAHCISQWGSDFRPAYKNITLLRQLQPSVNVIALTASAKPEVIEDITKELDFINPKIFKQSFYRPNLAYMVYHEEDKYYRIETILKKYKASSIIYVRNRKLTLDLASFLTSKNIGATYYHGGLSNDEKDAHMGDWVANRKQVMVATNAFGMGIDKPDVKTVIHLNLPESIESYFQEAGRVGRNGDKAFAVILKNNSDAVLVKNQFLKVLPAVDFVKQVYRKLCSYFQISYGEGEYVTNDFDFNTFCKTYNFSSILCYNALLILDRNSVITLSKQFKNKVTVQFIISSGALFNYLETHQEFNIIVKSILRMYGGIFDHVTKIDLKRIAEKASVTESKLIDVLHELESREIITLNLAKTDAQITFIQPREDDKTINRIASIIEQQNKLKQQQVKSMLDYVENDTVCKSMQLLAYFGEKDVKPCGICSVCVANKKEKAPQDLKSLKNSIIELLKTGELSSRQIHTTIEASEKDIKTVLKLLLEHNMITITPTNTYTLIRT
- the fmt gene encoding methionyl-tRNA formyltransferase — protein: MKDLRIVFMGTPDFAVATLKTLVENNYTIVGVITAPDRPAGRGRKLNESAVKQYANSVGLNILQPTNLKNENFLDELKALKANLNIVVAFRMLPKAVWQMPEYGTFNLHASLLPNYRGAAPINWAIINGETKTGVSTFFIDEKIDTGEMILQEEVAIDSSENAGSLHDKLMAVGSQLVLKTVDLIEKGDVKTVPQVDNDAIKTAHKLNKDNCKIDWFDTLDNIYNHIRGLSPYPAAWCTLINGEETLDIKIYKAEKEKTAHALEIGTVVSNKKEVKVAVTDGYLIIMEIKLPGKRTMDIKSLLNGYAFQGDAKVL
- a CDS encoding HU family DNA-binding protein, which produces MNKTDLIDAMAEHAGITKAAAKKALECAIIEIEGALQKGNRVSLVGFGSWSVSKRAAREGRNPQTGETIKIKAKNVVKFKAGSDLSNAVN
- a CDS encoding YqgE/AlgH family protein — encoded protein: MITTKPKKGDLLIAEPAIIGDVSFNRSIVLLADHSHEGSIGFILNKPLEYTISDLVPDVEADFKVYNGGPVEQDNLYFIHKVPNLIPESIEISLGIYWGGDFSKVAELIASGSIKEGDIRFFLGYSGWEINQLDEELKANSWVVTHNIYKEHIIEKNYESFWKEKMLEFGGEYSIWSNAPENPNYN
- a CDS encoding aminotransferase class IV encodes the protein MINFNEQILESDAKLSINSRGFNYGDALFETIKTSYGKLLFWEDHYFRLMASMRIMRMEIPMNFTMEFLEEQIQKTLDANQLQQASARVKLMVQRQQGGLYLPNKNSVDFIITTQAVPDDFYVLKDDFYEVDLFKDYYVSPTLLSTLKTNNKAINVVGSIYAKENNLHNCLLLNTNKHVIEALNGNVFVVKDKVIKTPPMADGCLKGVMRKQLIDIVKKMPEYELVEASISPFELQKADEIFITNVIVGIQPVTKYRKKTFKNEVSKMLLQKLNVKIRLSSSN
- a CDS encoding START-like domain-containing protein — its product is MDEKIKFEIEFPIHASPQLLYQYISTPSGLSEWFSDNVNSRGELFTFIWDDSEEKAKLLSKKSGERIKFRWLNDEDDTTSYFEIRIQVDEITKDVSLMVTDFADEDEVDEAKMLWENQIADLKQVLGSA
- a CDS encoding phage integrase N-terminal SAM-like domain-containing protein — protein: MNTLKQFIIFEHGNEHDLEHDLAHKKDFSDPKIYTANDDLSKRWYVYFSFRNPKTGKMTRMKNIYGGANKFKTKEERIALLSRYQRRLLKLLKEGYNPYQKNTALFKSKMDKKSKKEVIEVKEKPKLPEKQSTQEIQNKGSKNNTEDSSLNLKEAFDFVLKLKEKTISPRTYKDYCYASSSFIKWINKKHPEIIKINQVDKKVAIEFLNSILLNSSSRNRNNLRLILSSDRF
- the panB gene encoding 3-methyl-2-oxobutanoate hydroxymethyltransferase — protein: MSTAKKEYKRITVKTLVDMKANGEKISMLTAYDYTMAKIVDGAGIDVILVGDSASNVMAGHETTLPITLDQMIYHASSVIRAIERCLVVVDLPFGSYQSDPKEALRSAIRIMKESGAHSVKMEGGREIKDSIKRILNAGIPVMGHLGLTPQSIYKFGTYTVRAKEEVEAEQLIDDAKMLEKVGCFAIVLEKIPAKLAKKVADSVSIPIIGIGAGGGVDGQVLVLHDMLGMTHEFNPRFLRRYMNLYEDMTSSISQYVDDVKSRDFPNDSEQY
- a CDS encoding RluA family pseudouridine synthase, which translates into the protein MAEKVLSNKSNLNVLYEDNHIIIVNKRVGDIVQGDKTGDKPLSDVVKAYIKEKYNKPGNVYLGTVHRLDRPTSGLVIFAKTSKVLPRLNKLFVSKDISKIYWAVVKKQPPKNEDTLINWLKKNPKNNKSYAHNKEVTDSKKAILHYKTIKKLDHYFLLEIHLETGRHHQIRSQLSTIGCPIKGDLKYGFNRSNKDAGIHLHAREIQFIHPVSKKPIHIIAPLPKDPIWDACLP
- a CDS encoding aldehyde dehydrogenase, whose amino-acid sequence is MLNTIPEIISNQKTFFKAQNTKDVSFRISLLKKLKQEIISREKDIFKALHSDFKKPSFEAFLSENGLVIAEINLAIKNLKSWSKPERVKSSVLLFPSKDYIYKSPYGTVLIIGPWNYPFQLAINPLIMAIAAGNTVVLKPSELTPNTSELLAEMVKHIFPKDMATVVQGGVEISTELLKQHWDYIFFTGSVSVGKIVAKAAAKHLTPVTLELGGKSPCIVDDTINLKLTAKRLVWGKFFNGGQTCIAPDYLIVKSSIKNDLIDALKNEILKAYGDAQNSADYPKIINHKNFIRLTQLLKDVNIAFGGDYNAEELYLAPTLIDEPPLDSEVMKDEIFGPILPILSYDTEDDIASIIQHFNKPLSLYVFSKNKRFIEDTIDKFSFGGGVINDTLIHYGNANLPFGGIGASGIGAYHGKFGFDTFTHFKAIVKRGNWYDPPFRYAPYSKRNFKLIKTLFKWFS